A region of Pyxidicoccus parkwaysis DNA encodes the following proteins:
- a CDS encoding DUF4202 family protein codes for MLRQLLLSDYGNEGPSAGNGWTLVLAEFPTVAVAPLSAGRGMRVLRLDASEWCAPDFDPLSWDARVFGTAEASEELALHLDGARGESLVVAALEVLTRYQCLVGRRNEVSAVPLFDRLLARHRALHDLHRPLVRADYQHALDTWQWVLRLRPHASLAVQAAALFHDVERLVSEADRRVEHHAEDYQSFEDAQAEHGAEMARQVLREVGMDVSISQRVKDLVARRERPGDEADLALLNDADALSFFSLNASGFVRYFDAEHSRRKVANTLARLRPEQRRRLGQMRLAPLVQHLVDAQLASASLFEGLA; via the coding sequence ATGCTCCGGCAGTTGCTGCTATCCGACTACGGGAACGAGGGCCCCTCCGCGGGCAACGGCTGGACGCTGGTGCTGGCCGAGTTCCCCACGGTGGCGGTGGCTCCGCTGTCCGCCGGACGCGGCATGCGCGTGCTGCGCCTCGACGCGTCCGAGTGGTGTGCACCGGACTTCGACCCCCTCTCCTGGGACGCGCGCGTCTTCGGCACGGCCGAGGCCTCGGAGGAGCTCGCGCTGCACCTGGACGGCGCTCGCGGCGAGTCGCTCGTCGTCGCCGCGCTGGAGGTCCTCACCCGCTACCAGTGCCTCGTGGGCCGCCGCAACGAGGTGTCCGCGGTGCCGCTGTTCGACCGGCTGCTCGCGAGGCACCGGGCACTGCATGATTTGCACCGTCCCCTCGTGCGCGCGGACTACCAGCATGCGCTGGACACCTGGCAGTGGGTGCTGCGGCTGCGCCCGCATGCGAGCCTCGCGGTGCAGGCGGCCGCCCTCTTCCACGACGTGGAGCGGCTCGTCTCCGAGGCGGACCGGCGCGTGGAGCACCACGCCGAGGACTACCAGTCCTTCGAGGACGCCCAGGCGGAGCACGGTGCGGAGATGGCGCGACAGGTGCTGCGCGAGGTGGGCATGGACGTGTCCATCAGCCAGCGCGTGAAGGACCTGGTGGCGCGGCGCGAGCGCCCCGGAGACGAAGCGGACCTCGCGCTGCTCAACGACGCGGACGCGCTGTCGTTCTTCTCGCTCAACGCCTCCGGCTTCGTCCGCTACTTCGACGCCGAGCACAGCCGGCGCAAGGTGGCGAACACGCTCGCGCGCCTGCGGCCGGAGCAGCGGCGGCGGCTCGGGCAGATGCGGCTGGCGCCCCTGGTGCAGCACCTCGTCGACGCGCAGCTCGCCTCCGCCTCGCTCTTCGAAGGCCTGGCATGA
- a CDS encoding beta-xylosidase, producing MVEAIKLWNEPNNMSHWDFDVDKGWALFSNMAKLAGAAVKAERPYLPRVLGGMSPIDPGFLRNLEGQGVLEHVDVVAIHGFPLDWNHWQLDEWPARYREIQSMVRHPVWITEVGVSTFGAEEVQEFGLRRTAELLLNLAPRVHWYSLYDLPRAWPATTRHREAEGSSYYRHFYMGLLREDGTPKKALRHFADYTPKMGICQWFHFEDPRLDEAVSWLKKLGVKKLRTGLSWADSFRPNADAWFDRQMTALEDFDVTLTFCFTPEHRGHRPHHTSPPLRAEEFADFCVRMTRRYA from the coding sequence ATGGTCGAAGCCATCAAGCTCTGGAACGAGCCCAACAACATGTCCCACTGGGACTTCGACGTGGACAAGGGCTGGGCCCTGTTCTCCAACATGGCGAAGCTGGCCGGCGCGGCGGTGAAGGCGGAGCGCCCCTACCTGCCCCGCGTGCTGGGCGGCATGTCCCCCATCGACCCGGGCTTCCTGCGCAACCTGGAGGGCCAGGGCGTGCTGGAGCACGTGGACGTGGTGGCCATCCACGGCTTCCCGCTGGACTGGAACCACTGGCAGCTCGACGAGTGGCCCGCGCGCTACCGCGAAATCCAGTCCATGGTGAGGCACCCGGTGTGGATTACCGAGGTGGGCGTCTCCACCTTCGGCGCGGAGGAGGTCCAGGAGTTCGGCCTGCGCCGCACCGCGGAGCTCCTCCTGAACCTGGCGCCGCGCGTGCACTGGTACAGCCTCTACGACTTGCCCAGGGCGTGGCCCGCGACGACCCGGCACCGCGAGGCGGAGGGCTCGTCGTACTACCGGCACTTCTACATGGGGCTGCTACGCGAGGACGGCACGCCGAAGAAGGCGCTGCGCCACTTCGCGGACTACACGCCGAAGATGGGCATCTGCCAGTGGTTCCACTTCGAGGACCCCCGCCTGGATGAAGCCGTCTCGTGGCTGAAGAAGCTGGGCGTGAAGAAGCTGCGCACGGGCCTGAGCTGGGCGGACAGCTTCCGCCCCAACGCGGACGCCTGGTTCGACCGGCAGATGACGGCGCTGGAGGACTTCGACGTGACGCTGACGTTCTGTTTCACACCGGAGCACCGCGGCCACCGCCCGCACCACACCAGCCCGCCCCTGCGGGCGGAGGAGTTCGCGGACTTCTGCGTGCGCATGACACGGCGCTATGCCTGA
- a CDS encoding FRG domain-containing protein codes for MREQRVGTWLELQDALFAGSWNEQLGRHRPSFVFRGMPHVEHDLSTALNRKGMFVRQEKDLLRAFRKYAHSAAQQQMTSLWDWLALAQHHGLPTRLLDWTFSPHVALHFLTEDTDLADQDGVVWRVDYRETNRLLPKPLKTQLQHEGADVFTAEMLAAVAGDLSAFDRMTKHPFVLFFEPPSLDARIVNQFALFSVMNGTGLRLDEFLEGQKKGVRKLIIPAALKWEVRDKLDQANVTERVLFPGLDGLSRWLRRYYSPRPR; via the coding sequence ATGCGGGAGCAGCGGGTCGGCACGTGGTTGGAGCTCCAGGACGCACTGTTCGCGGGCTCCTGGAACGAGCAATTGGGACGGCACCGCCCCAGCTTCGTCTTCCGGGGCATGCCGCACGTCGAGCATGACCTGTCCACCGCCCTCAACCGCAAGGGCATGTTCGTGCGACAGGAGAAGGACCTGCTCCGCGCGTTCCGCAAGTACGCGCACAGCGCGGCCCAGCAGCAGATGACTTCCCTCTGGGATTGGCTGGCGCTGGCGCAGCACCACGGGCTGCCCACGCGGCTGCTGGACTGGACGTTCAGCCCGCACGTGGCGCTGCACTTCCTCACCGAGGACACCGACCTGGCGGACCAGGACGGCGTGGTGTGGCGCGTGGACTACCGCGAGACGAACCGCCTCCTCCCGAAGCCGCTGAAGACCCAACTCCAGCATGAGGGTGCGGACGTCTTCACCGCGGAGATGCTGGCCGCGGTGGCCGGTGACTTGAGCGCCTTCGACCGGATGACGAAGCACCCCTTCGTCCTCTTCTTCGAGCCGCCCTCGCTGGACGCGCGAATCGTCAACCAGTTCGCGCTCTTCTCGGTGATGAACGGGACAGGGCTGCGCCTCGACGAGTTCCTCGAGGGGCAGAAGAAGGGGGTGCGCAAGCTCATCATCCCCGCCGCCCTGAAGTGGGAGGTGCGCGACAAGCTGGACCAGGCCAACGTCACCGAGCGCGTGCTCTTCCCCGGCCTCGACGGGCTGAGCCGCTGGCTGCGCCGCTACTACAGCCCGCGGCCCCGCTGA